One genomic window of uncultured Campylobacter sp. includes the following:
- the purN gene encoding phosphoribosylglycinamide formyltransferase: protein MVVKKLAVLFSGSGSNLEAILQKLHGKTFGGTKIEVVLTLSNKANAGGIEKTAKFGLKSVILNHKDFASREEFDAALVREIEKSGADLTVLAGFMRILTPVFTSRIRAINLHPSLLPLFKGAHAIKESFESDMKVGGVSVHWVSEELDGGAIIAQRAFEKSAGMSLEAYEAKIHEIEHELLPQVIVEILCQS, encoded by the coding sequence ATGGTTGTGAAAAAGCTCGCCGTGCTTTTTAGCGGCAGCGGCTCAAATTTGGAGGCGATCCTGCAGAAGCTGCACGGCAAAACTTTTGGGGGCACCAAGATCGAAGTCGTGCTAACGCTAAGCAACAAAGCTAACGCAGGCGGTATCGAAAAGACCGCAAAATTCGGGCTTAAAAGCGTGATCCTAAATCACAAAGATTTTGCTAGCCGCGAGGAATTTGACGCCGCGCTCGTGCGCGAGATCGAAAAAAGCGGCGCGGATCTTACGGTGCTTGCGGGCTTTATGAGGATTCTCACGCCCGTTTTTACGAGCAGGATTCGCGCGATAAACCTGCACCCGTCGCTGCTGCCGCTTTTTAAGGGCGCGCATGCGATAAAAGAGAGCTTTGAAAGCGATATGAAGGTTGGCGGCGTGAGCGTGCACTGGGTCAGCGAGGAGCTTGACGGCGGCGCGATCATCGCTCAGCGCGCGTTTGAAAAGAGCGCAGGAATGAGCCTTGAGGCTTATGAGGCCAAAATCCACGAGATCGAACATGAGCTATTGCCGCAGGTGATCGTAGAAATTTTGTGCCAAAGCTAA
- a CDS encoding DUF3137 domain-containing protein produces MTANELEKLRLGILEEAEQRKGTAFSIIVLAVLASALWLFFNFRDQEAAVGLCWIIVVFSCGSISFRVVNKDANIVRVFIFCTLLWMLAKGVEMCENDTLRFVIALVTICLSLFNIADAALERIKYNRSKKFVRAFKHQYIAPYIASLGYCYEISGSFRPAYLRASGLFVDGISYFDCEDKISGVYDGVFFSFADVCVTHTDERRSSRGIFFYAEFKKRINSVTVILPSLSARPILGGLKKIAMDDSEFSSAFSVYSADAVSAMYALTPAFMRRLLRFRSGAGGPISLSFSGRNVYIFIRTGYDSFEPSVDRSVFGFDPAASIKHELLFFLSIVKTLKLNENIWLD; encoded by the coding sequence ATGACCGCAAACGAACTGGAAAAACTAAGGCTCGGCATCCTGGAAGAGGCGGAGCAGCGCAAAGGCACGGCGTTTTCGATAATAGTACTAGCGGTGCTAGCCTCGGCGCTGTGGCTATTTTTCAATTTTAGAGATCAAGAAGCAGCAGTAGGCCTCTGCTGGATCATAGTGGTATTTAGCTGCGGCAGCATCTCTTTTAGAGTAGTGAATAAAGATGCAAATATAGTGCGCGTATTTATCTTTTGCACCTTGCTGTGGATGCTTGCCAAAGGCGTAGAAATGTGCGAGAATGATACTTTGCGCTTCGTCATCGCACTCGTAACCATCTGCCTTTCTTTGTTTAATATCGCGGATGCCGCGCTGGAGCGGATCAAATACAACAGATCCAAAAAATTCGTCCGCGCCTTTAAACACCAATATATCGCGCCCTATATCGCAAGCCTAGGTTATTGCTACGAAATTTCAGGCTCGTTTCGGCCGGCGTATCTGCGCGCTAGCGGCCTATTTGTGGACGGCATAAGCTATTTTGATTGCGAAGATAAAATTTCAGGCGTTTATGACGGAGTATTTTTCAGCTTTGCGGATGTTTGCGTGACTCATACTGACGAACGACGTAGCAGCAGGGGGATATTTTTCTACGCAGAATTTAAAAAGCGCATAAACTCGGTGACCGTGATCCTGCCTTCGCTCAGCGCGAGGCCAATACTCGGCGGACTTAAGAAGATCGCTATGGACGATAGCGAGTTTAGCTCCGCATTTAGCGTATATAGCGCCGATGCGGTGTCTGCAATGTATGCCCTCACGCCCGCCTTTATGCGGCGCTTGCTTCGCTTTAGAAGCGGTGCCGGCGGACCGATCAGTTTAAGCTTTTCGGGCAGAAACGTCTATATTTTCATCCGCACGGGATACGATAGTTTCGAGCCTAGCGTGGATCGCAGCGTATTTGGCTTTGATCCCGCCGCGTCTATCAAGCACGAGCTTCTATTCTTTCTATCCATCGTAAAAACTCTGAAATTAAACGAAAATATCTGGCTAGATTAA
- a CDS encoding CDP-alcohol phosphatidyltransferase family protein, with protein MTIYELKPKFQNLLRPLVRRLYGAGVSANQVTITACVISVLLGGLLIKFAEISTLFFLLPVWMFLRMALNAIDGMLAREFNQKSPLGGYLNEATDVISDAALYLPFAFVAPFDWGVIALVIFLSFMSEFLGVLGQVHGCGRRYDGPMGKSDRAFIFGLIGTVYALSGRLPEWFSWVLYAAIFLLALTCANRVRMGLKSGE; from the coding sequence ATGACGATTTACGAGTTAAAGCCCAAATTTCAAAATTTACTTCGTCCGTTAGTAAGACGCCTTTACGGCGCGGGCGTCAGCGCAAATCAAGTTACGATCACAGCCTGCGTCATTTCCGTCCTGCTGGGCGGACTTCTGATAAAATTCGCCGAAATTTCGACGCTATTCTTTCTGCTGCCCGTTTGGATGTTTTTGCGTATGGCGCTAAATGCCATCGACGGCATGCTGGCTCGCGAGTTTAATCAAAAAAGCCCGCTGGGCGGCTACCTAAACGAAGCCACGGACGTCATCTCGGACGCCGCGCTGTATCTGCCGTTTGCCTTCGTGGCGCCGTTTGACTGGGGTGTTATCGCGCTCGTTATCTTTCTATCTTTTATGAGTGAGTTTTTGGGCGTTCTAGGGCAGGTGCACGGTTGCGGCAGGCGATACGACGGGCCTATGGGCAAGAGCGACCGCGCGTTTATATTCGGGCTTATCGGTACGGTATATGCGCTATCTGGGCGACTACCGGAGTGGTTTAGCTGGGTACTTTACGCCGCGATATTTTTACTCGCGCTTACTTGCGCAAACCGCGTGAGGATGGGACTAAAAAGCGGGGAATAA
- a CDS encoding lysophospholipid acyltransferase family protein: MKEFLAAALDFILCRITIFITGVRPPQELLNIGEGTKIYYANHASHGDFLLIFVSLPYRVRKRVRPVAAAEYWESGPVRRFLAKNVFNMVLISRRKDPLEALAQMRDALQTHSLIIFPEGTRKMDDDLALQPFKSGLFRLAQQRPDVPLVPVWIKNARHVLPKGFMIPIPLLCELIVGEEITYGGEGKGEFLQKAQDALLAMSDTQNDRTKA; encoded by the coding sequence ATGAAAGAGTTTTTAGCGGCCGCGCTTGATTTTATCCTTTGCCGCATCACGATATTTATCACGGGCGTACGGCCGCCGCAGGAGCTTTTAAATATCGGCGAGGGTACTAAAATTTACTACGCCAACCACGCTAGCCACGGCGATTTTTTGCTAATTTTCGTCTCGCTGCCGTATCGCGTGAGAAAGCGCGTGCGCCCCGTCGCGGCGGCGGAGTACTGGGAGAGCGGGCCCGTGCGCAGATTTCTTGCTAAAAACGTGTTTAACATGGTGCTAATAAGTCGCCGCAAAGATCCGCTGGAAGCGCTAGCGCAAATGAGAGACGCGCTGCAGACGCACTCTCTCATCATCTTTCCGGAAGGCACGCGCAAGATGGATGACGACCTTGCGTTGCAGCCGTTTAAAAGCGGGCTATTTCGTTTGGCGCAACAGCGCCCCGACGTCCCGCTTGTGCCCGTATGGATCAAAAATGCGCGCCACGTCCTGCCTAAGGGCTTTATGATACCCATCCCGCTGCTTTGCGAGCTGATCGTGGGCGAGGAGATAACCTACGGCGGCGAGGGCAAGGGAGAGTTTTTACAAAAGGCGCAAGATGCGCTGCTAGCGATGAGCGATACGCAAAATGACAGAACGAAAGCCTAG
- a CDS encoding phosphatidate cytidylyltransferase: protein MNPQNHILNLFLGLIGVLVVSSAIAFMLKVKFGAENKTVSNLTSRINAWWAMILVIFAFTYMGKNAVIFLFLLVSFAALREFLSLIYIRRGDHIALVACFYVILPVQYIFIYADWYAMAMIFIPVYGFLFLPILAAICGDAAYFLERSTKIQWALMICVFCISHIPALLLLGLERGNSMELMLFLILVVQASDVLQYIWGKLFGKRKIAPSISPSKTVVGFAGGVLSASALAACLHHLTPFGAVGAFFIGLAVCMIGFLGGLVMSAIKRDLGVKDWGYMISGHGGMLDRMDSLCFAAPIFFHIVRYFYA from the coding sequence ATGAACCCGCAAAATCATATCTTAAATCTATTTTTAGGACTCATCGGGGTGCTGGTCGTCTCTAGCGCCATTGCCTTTATGCTAAAGGTCAAATTTGGCGCCGAGAACAAAACCGTCTCAAATTTGACCTCGCGCATAAACGCCTGGTGGGCGATGATTTTGGTGATTTTTGCATTTACGTATATGGGTAAAAACGCCGTGATATTTTTGTTTTTGCTCGTATCTTTTGCCGCATTGCGCGAGTTTTTGTCGCTCATCTACATCCGCAGGGGCGATCACATCGCGCTCGTGGCATGCTTTTACGTGATTTTGCCCGTGCAGTATATATTTATATATGCCGATTGGTACGCGATGGCGATGATATTTATCCCGGTTTACGGATTTTTATTTTTGCCGATTTTGGCGGCTATTTGCGGCGATGCGGCATACTTTTTAGAGCGCTCGACGAAGATCCAGTGGGCGCTGATGATCTGCGTGTTTTGTATCTCGCATATCCCCGCACTTCTTTTGCTGGGTCTTGAGCGCGGTAATAGTATGGAGTTGATGCTGTTTTTGATCCTGGTCGTGCAGGCTAGCGACGTGCTGCAGTACATCTGGGGCAAGCTTTTTGGCAAACGCAAGATCGCGCCTAGCATCAGTCCGTCTAAGACCGTGGTCGGCTTTGCGGGAGGGGTTCTTAGCGCTAGCGCGCTGGCCGCGTGCCTGCATCATCTCACGCCTTTTGGCGCGGTAGGGGCGTTTTTTATCGGGCTTGCCGTTTGTATGATAGGCTTTTTAGGAGGGCTTGTTATGTCGGCGATCAAGCGCGATCTGGGCGTCAAGGACTGGGGCTACATGATCAGCGGGCACGGCGGGATGCTTGACCGTATGGACTCGCTATGTTTTGCGGCGCCGATATTTTTTCACATAGTTAGATATTTTTACGCGTGA
- a CDS encoding DUF1287 domain-containing protein, which produces MKIWSKILLLALTANFAFAFSGQKLVQDARAQIEQTLFYDPSYSRIEYPMGDVDMIKGVCTDVVVRALRGQDIDLQRLIHEDMSANFSA; this is translated from the coding sequence ATGAAAATTTGGAGCAAAATTTTACTTTTAGCGCTGACGGCAAATTTTGCCTTTGCTTTTTCTGGCCAGAAGCTCGTGCAAGACGCTAGAGCGCAGATCGAGCAGACGCTGTTTTACGATCCTTCGTACTCTAGGATTGAGTACCCGATGGGCGACGTGGATATGATAAAGGGCGTCTGCACCGACGTCGTCGTTAGAGCGCTGCGCGGGCAGGATATCGATCTGCAGAGGCTCATCCACGAGGATATGAGCGCAAATTTTAGCGCCTAA
- a CDS encoding DUF1287 domain-containing protein, with translation MATYLKRKGYEAKGEFKAGDIVTWRLDNGRPHIGIVSDKFAADKTPLVIHNIGLGAQEEDVLNVYEITGHFRIK, from the coding sequence ATCGCGACCTACCTAAAACGCAAGGGTTACGAGGCGAAGGGCGAGTTTAAGGCGGGCGATATCGTGACGTGGCGGCTGGATAACGGCAGACCGCATATCGGTATAGTTTCGGATAAATTTGCCGCCGACAAAACCCCGCTCGTGATCCATAACATCGGGCTTGGCGCGCAGGAGGAGGACGTGCTAAATGTTTACGAGATAACGGGGCACTTTAGGATAAAATAA
- a CDS encoding bifunctional alpha/beta hydrolase/class I SAM-dependent methyltransferase, which yields MDFKESYFITSDGARVFYRYRLASDVACENPCAGEVNLSEDGKFDGSDLSAGAANETSNLTDEQAGGADENTKPNLSGEGKPGEQNLPNGDENSDSNLNETSKFGASNLSETPIENAEQNLKFKASPNAKAVAIFHRGHEHSGRTTHVADGLADESLSYFAWDQRGHGRSDGERGDAPSIGRLIADVDEFVTHIEQRFGFETQNLAVIAQSVGAVLVSAWLHDYAVRVRCAVLASPAFSVKLYVPFARAGLKAIYCARGNFFVNSYVKAHYLTHDKQRQASYDADALITRAISVRILLGLYEAAQRVVSDAAAITTPTLLLISGDDWVVEHAPQHEFYNALGARVKRREVLEEFYHDTLGESERERAFEIVREFVGERFRAPFSEVDCTHADEYGFSREEADRLATPLPRFSPKNLRFKFQRVFMQAVSPWVGGLKIGENTGYDSGSTLDYVYRNEPQGANKFFKFIDKFYLNAIGWRGIRERKRNIKLAIDQAVAKLQERGEPLRLLDIASGHGRYILDAVQGHKFERITLRDYSDINVKAGNEMIKERGLQDVASFTQVNAFDAASYEGLQGAYTLGVVSGLFELFADNSVVRTALQGFSSSIRSGGYLIYTNQPWHPQLEMIARALSSHRQGAAWIMRRRSQAEMDQLVANAGFKKAKEWIDGDGIFSVSLAVKI from the coding sequence ATGGATTTTAAAGAGAGCTATTTTATAACGAGCGACGGGGCGAGGGTATTTTACAGATACCGTCTGGCTAGCGACGTAGCGTGCGAAAACCCGTGCGCAGGCGAAGTAAATTTAAGCGAGGACGGCAAATTTGACGGGTCAGATTTAAGTGCTGGGGCCGCAAATGAAACATCAAATTTGACCGACGAGCAAGCGGGCGGCGCGGATGAAAATACTAAGCCAAATTTAAGCGGCGAAGGCAAACCTGGCGAGCAAAATTTACCAAACGGCGACGAAAACTCGGACTCAAATTTAAATGAAACGAGTAAATTCGGCGCGTCAAATTTGAGCGAGACGCCTATCGAAAACGCCGAGCAAAATCTCAAATTTAAAGCCTCGCCAAACGCCAAAGCCGTAGCGATATTTCACCGCGGGCACGAGCACTCGGGTAGGACGACGCACGTGGCGGACGGGCTAGCGGACGAGAGTTTGAGCTATTTTGCGTGGGATCAGCGCGGACACGGCAGAAGCGACGGAGAGCGGGGCGACGCGCCGAGTATCGGCCGCCTCATCGCCGACGTGGACGAGTTTGTAACGCACATCGAGCAGAGATTTGGCTTTGAGACGCAAAATCTAGCCGTGATAGCCCAGAGCGTGGGTGCCGTGCTGGTCTCGGCATGGCTGCACGACTACGCTGTGCGCGTTCGCTGCGCGGTGCTAGCTAGTCCGGCGTTTAGCGTGAAGCTTTACGTACCGTTTGCTAGAGCGGGACTAAAGGCGATCTACTGCGCTCGCGGAAATTTTTTCGTAAACAGCTACGTCAAGGCTCACTATCTCACTCACGACAAACAGCGTCAGGCAAGCTACGACGCTGATGCGCTCATCACTCGCGCTATCTCGGTGCGCATATTGCTTGGGCTTTACGAAGCGGCGCAGCGCGTGGTCTCTGACGCTGCGGCGATCACGACGCCTACGCTACTGCTGATCTCGGGCGATGATTGGGTCGTGGAGCACGCCCCGCAGCACGAGTTTTACAACGCTCTTGGCGCGCGCGTAAAAAGGCGCGAGGTTTTAGAGGAGTTTTACCACGATACGCTGGGCGAAAGCGAGCGGGAGAGGGCGTTTGAGATCGTGCGCGAGTTCGTCGGCGAGCGCTTTAGAGCGCCTTTTAGCGAGGTGGACTGCACGCACGCGGACGAATACGGCTTTAGCCGCGAGGAGGCCGATAGGCTAGCTACGCCGCTACCGAGATTTAGTCCGAAAAATTTGCGGTTTAAATTTCAGCGGGTATTTATGCAGGCGGTTTCGCCGTGGGTCGGTGGGCTAAAGATCGGCGAAAATACCGGCTACGATAGCGGCAGTACGCTTGATTACGTTTACCGAAACGAGCCGCAAGGGGCGAATAAATTTTTTAAATTTATCGACAAATTTTACCTAAACGCCATCGGCTGGCGCGGTATCAGAGAGCGCAAACGAAATATCAAGCTAGCCATCGATCAAGCCGTAGCAAAGCTGCAGGAGCGAGGCGAGCCGCTACGACTGCTCGACATCGCCTCGGGGCACGGCAGATATATACTAGATGCCGTGCAGGGGCATAAATTTGAGCGCATAACGCTGCGCGACTACAGCGACATAAACGTAAAAGCTGGCAACGAAATGATAAAGGAGCGCGGGCTACAGGACGTCGCGAGCTTCACGCAGGTAAACGCCTTTGACGCCGCTAGCTACGAGGGCTTGCAAGGCGCATATACGCTTGGCGTCGTGTCGGGGCTGTTTGAGCTCTTTGCGGATAACTCGGTCGTGCGCACCGCGCTACAAGGCTTTTCAAGCAGCATAAGAAGCGGCGGCTACCTCATCTACACCAATCAGCCGTGGCACCCGCAGCTTGAGATGATCGCGCGCGCTCTATCTAGCCACAGGCAGGGCGCTGCGTGGATCATGCGACGCCGTAGCCAGGCCGAGATGGATCAGCTCGTGGCAAATGCGGGATTTAAAAAGGCGAAAGAGTGGATAGATGGGGATGGGATATTTAGCGTGAGTTTGGCTGTTAAAATTTAG
- a CDS encoding phosphatase PAP2/dual specificity phosphatase family protein, giving the protein MKTKPFLSQLAALVVVAAIFYASYGATNALASARANVPEIYFAWECALPFWAWSIVPYWSLNLLYALGFFLCRGVGELARYVTQLLVAQMIATLFFIAFPLQISWEKPAVSGLSGFLFSSLAAFDLPFNQAPSLHIILCVVVGAFYLRKARAVWLKAALVAWFALIVLSVLTTYQHHFIDIPTGLAAGCLVLLIRPLEGAPLSFAIARESVRYKWAALYLGLAFSTLFAAILGAKIWGAWMLWLSWASLSFALVACGYAFLGAGVFAKNERGLHAAAAKALLFPYLCIARLNALFWLRGRRLSDEILPGLYLGSVKEAGKFDAALDCAAEFERPGGAQIYASLPMLDMITPSADELKRGADELERLVKTTLCGGENLPQMAAELGSNFSAEASCMHGRDFKFHGQAGSRLNLQTCSSANESKNAEVGQTLADSNERAAEANDKKVLVCCALGYGRSASVMLAWLVIYAGLGFDEALNLLKSRREKIAVASSLHERIEQIAVRTSEI; this is encoded by the coding sequence ATGAAAACAAAACCGTTTTTATCGCAGCTGGCCGCGCTAGTCGTCGTTGCGGCGATATTTTACGCTAGCTACGGCGCCACGAACGCCCTCGCGAGCGCTCGCGCAAACGTACCCGAGATCTATTTCGCGTGGGAGTGCGCGCTACCGTTTTGGGCGTGGAGTATCGTGCCGTACTGGTCGCTAAATTTGCTCTACGCGCTTGGATTTTTCCTCTGCCGTGGCGTCGGGGAGCTCGCGCGCTACGTTACGCAGCTGCTAGTCGCTCAGATGATCGCGACGCTGTTTTTTATCGCTTTCCCTCTGCAGATATCGTGGGAGAAGCCCGCGGTTTCGGGCCTTAGCGGCTTTTTGTTCTCAAGCCTAGCCGCCTTTGACCTCCCGTTTAATCAAGCTCCGTCGCTGCACATCATACTTTGCGTCGTGGTGGGCGCATTTTACCTTCGCAAGGCGCGCGCGGTTTGGCTTAAAGCGGCGCTTGTCGCGTGGTTTGCGCTCATCGTCCTTAGCGTGCTGACCACGTATCAGCACCATTTTATCGACATTCCGACAGGGCTGGCCGCGGGCTGCTTGGTGCTACTGATTCGCCCGCTAGAGGGCGCACCGCTTAGTTTTGCCATAGCTAGGGAGTCCGTGCGCTACAAATGGGCGGCGCTATATCTGGGGCTTGCGTTTTCGACGCTTTTTGCGGCGATTTTGGGAGCTAAAATTTGGGGCGCGTGGATGCTGTGGCTATCTTGGGCGAGCCTTAGTTTTGCGCTGGTTGCTTGCGGTTACGCGTTTTTGGGCGCGGGAGTTTTTGCTAAAAACGAGCGAGGCCTTCACGCCGCCGCGGCCAAAGCTTTACTTTTTCCCTATCTTTGCATCGCGCGATTAAATGCTCTTTTTTGGCTACGCGGACGCAGGCTTTCAGACGAGATTTTGCCAGGGTTGTATCTGGGCTCGGTTAAGGAGGCGGGCAAATTTGACGCGGCGCTAGATTGTGCGGCCGAGTTTGAGCGGCCTGGCGGCGCGCAAATTTACGCGAGCCTGCCTATGCTAGATATGATAACGCCGAGCGCGGACGAGCTAAAACGCGGCGCGGATGAGCTTGAACGACTCGTGAAAACGACTCTTTGCGGCGGCGAAAATTTGCCGCAAATGGCGGCGGAGCTAGGATCAAATTTTAGCGCCGAAGCGAGCTGCATGCACGGGCGAGATTTTAAATTTCACGGGCAAGCGGGCTCGCGATTAAATTTACAAACCTGCAGCTCGGCAAACGAAAGCAAAAACGCCGAGGTAGGGCAAACTCTCGCGGACTCAAACGAACGAGCCGCCGAAGCAAACGATAAAAAGGTGCTGGTCTGCTGCGCGCTGGGCTACGGCAGGAGCGCGTCGGTGATGCTTGCTTGGCTGGTGATTTACGCGGGACTGGGCTTTGATGAGGCGCTAAATTTGCTAAAATCTCGCCGCGAAAAGATCGCAGTCGCTAGCTCGCTGCACGAACGGATAGAACAGATAGCCGTCCGCACCAGCGAAATTTGA
- a CDS encoding UDP-N-acetylmuramate dehydrogenase: MKTKQIDFSKYTSVRIGGSFAVQILKDEADFAEFESIRERAIIGGGNNLLISPAPPHLAMLSEEFDRISLSGDVLSIGAATKSGKIYNFAKKQNIGGFEFLRNIPGQLGGLIKMNAGLAGASISDSLLAVRLARGWVEREQISFGYRRSGIKEPILGAKFKISHGFNVSLAADFAAKRANQPKGASFGSCFKNPLNDAAGRLIEAAGLKGHTIGGAKFSEQHANFIINFGSASFEDVIALINLAQSRVFEEFGIELETEIVVL, from the coding sequence TTGAAAACAAAGCAGATAGATTTTAGCAAATACACCTCCGTGCGCATCGGCGGGAGCTTTGCGGTGCAAATTTTAAAGGACGAGGCCGATTTTGCGGAGTTTGAGAGTATCCGCGAGCGCGCGATCATCGGCGGTGGCAATAATCTGCTCATCTCGCCCGCGCCGCCGCACCTTGCGATGCTAAGCGAGGAGTTCGATCGCATAAGCTTAAGCGGTGATGTCCTTAGCATCGGAGCTGCGACGAAGTCGGGTAAAATTTATAATTTCGCCAAAAAGCAAAACATCGGCGGCTTTGAGTTTTTGCGCAACATCCCAGGGCAGCTCGGCGGGCTAATCAAAATGAATGCGGGGCTCGCCGGCGCGAGCATCAGCGATAGCCTGCTTGCCGTGCGCCTGGCTCGCGGCTGGGTGGAGCGCGAGCAGATAAGCTTCGGCTACCGAAGAAGCGGGATCAAGGAGCCGATTTTGGGCGCCAAGTTTAAAATTTCGCACGGTTTTAACGTCTCGCTCGCCGCGGATTTCGCCGCCAAACGCGCCAACCAGCCAAAGGGGGCTAGCTTTGGAAGCTGCTTTAAAAACCCGCTGAATGACGCCGCGGGCAGGCTGATCGAAGCGGCGGGGCTTAAAGGCCACACGATCGGCGGAGCGAAATTTAGCGAGCAGCACGCAAATTTCATCATAAATTTCGGCAGCGCGAGCTTTGAGGATGTGATTGCGCTCATAAATTTAGCGCAAAGCCGCGTTTTTGAGGAATTCGGTATAGAACTGGAAACCGAAATCGTGGTGCTATAA
- a CDS encoding menaquinone biosynthesis family protein, with protein sequence MKIFKHINVAHSPDADDIFMYKAIDFGWVSSKNLKFSATALDIQTLNDEALKGTYEATAISFALYPLICEEYALLRTAVSFGEGYGPKLVKKKGAVLKRNFKVALSGKHTTNALLFRMAYPQARIVYKNFLEIEGAVLSGEVDAGVLIHESILDFSDELCVEREIWDIWSELAGENLPLPLGGMAVRRSLPITDATECERVLTEGVRIATAHKPLLSHMLLERNLIRVDDAKLEKYLSLYANEASIELSGSQIRAVDRLFELGYERGFYPTPLSAQENFIPREYNEVRFADCGGQNPI encoded by the coding sequence TTGAAGATTTTTAAGCATATAAACGTCGCTCACTCGCCCGACGCCGACGATATTTTTATGTATAAGGCGATTGATTTTGGCTGGGTTAGCTCCAAAAATCTAAAATTTAGCGCCACCGCGCTTGACATCCAGACGCTAAACGACGAAGCGCTAAAGGGCACTTATGAAGCCACGGCGATTAGCTTCGCGCTATATCCGCTCATCTGCGAGGAGTACGCGCTTTTGCGCACGGCGGTGAGTTTCGGCGAGGGTTACGGTCCAAAGCTCGTCAAGAAAAAGGGCGCGGTTTTAAAGCGAAATTTCAAAGTCGCGCTAAGCGGCAAACACACGACAAATGCCCTGCTTTTTCGTATGGCATACCCGCAGGCGCGCATAGTTTATAAAAATTTTCTCGAGATCGAAGGCGCGGTCTTAAGCGGCGAGGTGGATGCGGGCGTGCTGATACACGAGAGTATTTTGGACTTTTCGGACGAGCTTTGCGTGGAGCGCGAGATCTGGGACATCTGGAGCGAGCTGGCTGGCGAAAATCTGCCGCTGCCGCTAGGCGGTATGGCAGTTCGCCGCAGCCTGCCGATAACGGACGCCACCGAGTGCGAGCGCGTGCTAACCGAGGGCGTACGCATCGCCACCGCGCATAAGCCGCTTTTGTCGCATATGCTCCTCGAGCGAAATCTCATCCGCGTGGACGACGCAAAGCTAGAAAAATATCTGAGCCTTTATGCTAACGAGGCCTCGATCGAGCTTTCGGGGTCGCAGATAAGGGCGGTAGATAGGCTGTTTGAACTTGGCTACGAGCGCGGATTTTACCCTACGCCGCTTAGCGCGCAGGAGAATTTTATCCCGCGCGAATATAACGAGGTCCGTTTTGCGGACTGCGGCGGGCAAAACCCGATATAA